In Treponema sp. OMZ 798, the following proteins share a genomic window:
- a CDS encoding LamG domain-containing protein, whose translation MESINYAGGANMTLPADAQFVQGVSGNALYLPAGAGTVPIDGNRNELTISLWRQWDGVVDSAEYRGIFATANIKVYFDQGTDLLTVELEDTKTVTDIKDDQEQTHWCFLFAKNSFFKIYKNAELRAELTAGNDPVDFSEGLKLGGGRTHATFDEFRFYKKVLNSNEINGLYRLVTKGTQVQQLENIIANNTPRYLGVVETVPSTRTAIITKGEKLGAVDANGGDWVLSGQTIGGWKVGVCYRWSGAQWVNLEPEVNYAKEYQACLVHMFQIEELKHQTGHFGALFAKVLVAQKAMIDELLVNQAFIKNLVVQKLKIDTDDTTNQDFEAWFDELNGLKIRNKGEEIFKIDTNGDIYIKGATVTANKLIAPTLTEDPQNAVFGEIWFRKGI comes from the coding sequence ATGGAGTCTATCAATTATGCAGGCGGAGCGAACATGACATTACCCGCCGATGCTCAATTTGTTCAAGGAGTATCGGGTAATGCTCTTTATTTACCGGCAGGGGCTGGAACTGTACCGATTGACGGGAACAGAAACGAACTAACAATCTCTCTTTGGAGGCAATGGGATGGAGTGGTAGACTCAGCGGAGTATAGAGGCATTTTTGCAACGGCAAATATTAAGGTTTACTTTGACCAAGGAACAGACCTTTTAACCGTTGAGCTTGAAGATACTAAAACAGTAACCGACATCAAAGACGACCAAGAGCAAACGCACTGGTGCTTCTTGTTTGCAAAAAACAGTTTTTTCAAAATCTACAAAAACGCCGAATTAAGAGCGGAACTTACCGCAGGGAACGACCCCGTGGATTTTTCCGAAGGGCTAAAGCTCGGAGGAGGAAGAACTCACGCTACTTTTGACGAGTTTAGATTTTATAAGAAAGTATTAAACAGCAACGAAATAAACGGGCTATATCGACTTGTAACAAAAGGCACACAGGTACAGCAGCTTGAAAACATCATTGCAAACAATACGCCTAGATACTTAGGTGTTGTGGAAACAGTACCTTCTACACGGACGGCCATTATTACCAAAGGCGAAAAGCTCGGAGCTGTAGACGCTAACGGCGGCGATTGGGTGTTATCGGGGCAAACAATAGGCGGCTGGAAGGTCGGGGTGTGCTATAGGTGGTCGGGTGCACAGTGGGTAAACCTAGAGCCGGAAGTAAACTATGCAAAAGAGTATCAAGCTTGCTTAGTGCATATGTTCCAGATTGAGGAGCTAAAACATCAGACGGGGCACTTCGGGGCGTTGTTTGCTAAAGTACTCGTCGCTCAAAAAGCGATGATTGATGAGCTTTTAGTCAATCAGGCGTTTATTAAAAATCTTGTGGTTCAAAAATTAAAAATTGATACAGACGATACAACTAATCAGGATTTTGAAGCGTGGTTTGATGAGCTGAATGGGTTGAAGATTAGGAATAAGGGAGAAGAGATTTTTAAGATTGATACGAATGGGGATATATATATAAAGGGGGCTACTGTTACAGCAAATAAATTAATTGCACCTACACTAACAGAAGATCCTCAAAATGCCGTGTTTGGCGAAATATGGTTTAGAAAAGGAATATAA
- a CDS encoding CHAP domain-containing protein, giving the protein MTLEEFVKEYKGKKVDFDKKYGYQCVDLFRQYCKDVLNIPQPTGVSGARELYTEYEKKPIEVKYLEKLPYPANKPIAGDVVVFDKMRGNPYGHVAIVIAAEKNYLKVLEQDGYAQTGTKFACWKYNHVLGFLRKKGGVNE; this is encoded by the coding sequence ATGACATTAGAAGAATTCGTAAAAGAGTACAAAGGCAAAAAAGTTGATTTTGATAAAAAATACGGCTATCAATGCGTTGACCTTTTTAGGCAGTATTGCAAGGATGTTTTAAACATACCGCAACCTACAGGAGTTAGCGGAGCTAGGGAGCTTTACACCGAATACGAAAAAAAGCCGATTGAGGTTAAGTATTTAGAGAAGCTGCCTTACCCTGCAAATAAGCCTATTGCCGGAGATGTTGTCGTTTTTGATAAAATGCGGGGCAACCCTTACGGCCATGTTGCGATTGTGATCGCTGCAGAAAAAAACTATCTCAAGGTTTTGGAGCAAGACGGGTATGCTCAAACAGGTACTAAATTTGCTTGTTGGAAGTATAACCATGTTTTAGGCTTTTTAAGAAAAAAAGGAGGTGTAAATGAATGA